In the Caenorhabditis elegans chromosome X genome, one interval contains:
- the cutl-21 gene encoding ZP domain-containing protein (Confirmed by transcript evidence): MRSIILIILVCSISFCSGQVIIAKNTQVTPRCGSQLISIEVNFDPTQLPGGKFTDWIIVGVSGRPECRLRGNGETKYIIEIAVFNDPCLTQIPARNVFQNRIRIGKNPVVILEEDQSVTVKCIYGLPTVETMTLPIINSNFNIDNFGHPEAEIRTTSSNSSDLSSSISQSRASLSVDESTKESMHQSFENSESIDSNQRATQVRDSSNFGGTPNLLPTQGFNSEQFAATTLRNGQNMNGNWEANRNTNAPNNFQVETGNDEAINGNSMGSVPGMGNSFNNFDTLNTGQSSKKRSFSMIFITAVILIVLVFLALLGFCLMFLRRKLASRNRRLLVDRVSDRTWPANTSNDEYGTTSPPPVAAKPKHFDNRLESHNTSVGRHLFRSPAARNFPDLSIVIKSDSTNENDKTSGRRRPSVKISKKKTPAPNANLPLKSNLEEFVSKTYALGEYNNLASPAYAYTSEIHDEREVDVGNDVRYEKPYEKRSASKPRAPRVEDGAVSSFRSITEIVHAAETATTSQDQKGNGDSSEMQNILMDCVLSIRGFGYRKLTEQEIIRWKNLIQQDSHIRELLVSSKSSAEIENIFEHEEYKNMFTSSKWHEIALCVHRALTNSLDRSNSRSELQLFVGNVHTDW, encoded by the exons ATGCGATCCATCATATTAATAATATTGGTTTGTTCAATAAGCTTCTGTTCCGGCCAAGTGATTATTGCTAAAAATACACAAG TAACTCCCCGATGTGGTTCTCAGCTTATTTCAATTGAAGTCAACTTTGACCCGACCCAACTTCCCGGTGGAAAGTTCACAGATTGGATTATTGTCGGAGTTTcag GACGTCCGGAGTGCCGACTACGCGGAAATGGAGAAACAAAGTATATTATTGAAATTGCTGTTTTTAATGATCCCTGCTTAACACAAATA cCTGCTCGAAATGTGTTCCAGAATAGAATTCGGATTGGTAAGAATCCAGTGGTAATATTGGAAGAAGACCAATCCGTTACTGTCAAATGTATATATGGCCTGCCAACTGTGGAAACTATGACCCTTCCAAttataaactcaaatttcaatattgacAA CTTTGGACACCCTGAAGCGGAAATTCGTACAACATCTTCAAATTCTTCGGATCTATCATCAAGCATATCTCAATCAAGAGCTAGTTTAAGTGTAGACGAGAGCACAAAA GAATCCATGCACCAATCATTTGAAAACAGCGAGTCAATTGATAGCAACCAGAGAG CGACTCAAGTGAGGGACTCTTCAAATTTCGGTGGGACTCCCAATCTTTTGCCAACTCAAGGTTTCAACTCTGAACAATTTGCTGCAACAACTTTACGAAATGGGCAAAACATGAATGGAAATTGGGAAGCAAATCGGAATACGAATGCTccgaataattttcaagtggAAACTGGAAATGATGAGGCGATAAATGGGAATAGCATGGGAAGTGTTCCAGGAATGGGAaatagttttaataattttg atacatTAAACACTGGTCAAAGTTCTAAAAAACGCTCTTTCTCTATGATTTTCATTACTGCCGTTATATTAATTGTATTGGTATTCCTTGCACTGTTAGGGTTCTGTTTAATGTTTTTACGGCGGAAGCTTGCAAGCAGAAATCGGCGGTTGTTGGTAGACCGAGTCTCAGACAGAACATGGCCTGCAAACACTTCAAATGATGAATATGGAACTACTTC accaCCACCAGTTGCTGCTAAACCGAAACACTTTGATAACAGACTGGAATCCCATAACACATCTGTTGGGAGACATTTATTCAG ATCTCCAGCAGCAAGAAACTTCCCGGATCTATCAATAGTAATCAAATCCGAT agcacgaatgaaaatgacaaaacatCTGGAAGACGTCGACCAAGtgtaaaaatatcgaaaaagaaaacgcCTGCTCCGAATGCAAATCTTCCTTTAAA atcaaatctAGAAGAGTTTGTGTCAAAAACTTATGCTCTTGGAGAGTACAATAATTTGGCAAGTCCAGCTTACGCCTACACATCCGAAATTCACGACGAGAGAGAAGTAGACGTGGGGAACGATGTGCGATATGAG AAGCCGTACGAAAAAAGAAGTGCCAGCAAACCAAGAGCCCCAAGAGTCGAGGACGGAGCAGTATCATCATTCCGATCAATCACTGAAATTGTTCATGCCGCGGAGACAGCAACCACATCGCAAG atCAAAAAGGAAACGGTGATTCCAGTGAaatgcaaaacattttgatggATTGTGTTTTATCGATAAGAGGGTTCGGATACCGAAAGCTCACAGAACAAGAAATAA TTCGATGGAAAAACTTGATTCAGCAAGACTCCCACATCCGTGAATTGCTAGTTTCCTCAAAAAGTTCGGCAGAAATAGAAAACATATTTGAGCACGAGgaatataaaaatatgttcaCGTCATCTAAATGGCATGAAATCGCACTTTGTGTGCATCGAGCATTg acgaACTCGCTAGACCGATCAAATTCTAGATCTGAGTTGCAGTTATTCGTTGGAAATGTGCATACTGATTGGTAA